The following proteins are co-located in the Vibrio azureus genome:
- the bioA gene encoding adenosylmethionine--8-amino-7-oxononanoate transaminase has translation MDLDFDRHHIWHPYTSTLNPLPCYPVVSAEGVYITLENGKHLVDGMSSWWSAIHGYNHPHLNQALTQQIESVSHVMFGGLTHEPAINLCKHLLALAPSNLNHVFLADSGSVAVEVSLKMALQYWHAKGENRPKFLTLSHGYHGDTFAAMSVTDPNNAMHGLYKGFLPEHIFAQSPTCGFWDEWDPDDLADFKQKLEQNHHKIAAVILEPIVQGAGGMRMYHPMFLQGVRQLCDQYGVLLIADEIATGFGRTGKLFACEHANIQPDILCVGKALTGGYMTLSATLTSQDVADTVCSGEAGCFMHGPTFMGNPLACSVAVASLELIQQGDWQQQTQHIEQLFAQLLPKLESYEMVKNTRWLGAIGVVETHQPVNMKIIQEVFVEHGVWIRPFGKLIYMMPPFISQTKHIEKLINAVDAAVQRPECFI, from the coding sequence ATGGATCTCGATTTTGATCGCCACCATATCTGGCACCCCTATACATCGACACTCAATCCTCTACCCTGTTATCCAGTCGTTTCAGCTGAAGGTGTCTATATCACTCTTGAAAATGGCAAACATTTAGTCGATGGCATGTCATCGTGGTGGTCTGCAATCCATGGTTATAATCACCCTCATCTAAACCAAGCGCTAACACAGCAAATTGAATCCGTCTCTCACGTCATGTTTGGTGGACTCACTCATGAACCTGCGATCAATCTTTGTAAGCATTTACTCGCGCTAGCTCCGAGTAATTTGAATCATGTGTTCCTTGCTGATTCTGGCTCTGTTGCAGTCGAAGTCAGCCTAAAAATGGCATTACAATATTGGCATGCTAAGGGGGAGAACCGCCCCAAGTTCCTGACTCTCTCTCATGGTTATCATGGCGATACCTTCGCAGCCATGTCCGTTACTGACCCAAATAATGCCATGCATGGCTTGTATAAAGGCTTCTTGCCTGAACATATCTTTGCCCAATCACCCACATGTGGTTTCTGGGATGAATGGGATCCTGATGACCTAGCTGACTTCAAACAAAAACTGGAACAAAATCATCACAAAATAGCAGCCGTGATTCTTGAACCGATTGTTCAAGGTGCAGGCGGCATGAGAATGTACCACCCCATGTTTTTGCAAGGTGTCAGACAATTGTGTGACCAATATGGTGTGTTATTGATTGCTGATGAAATCGCGACTGGGTTTGGCCGTACAGGAAAATTATTCGCTTGCGAGCATGCCAATATACAGCCCGATATCCTATGTGTGGGCAAGGCACTCACAGGGGGCTATATGACGTTGTCGGCAACACTCACCAGTCAAGATGTGGCCGATACCGTGTGCTCTGGTGAAGCGGGCTGCTTTATGCACGGGCCAACCTTTATGGGGAACCCATTAGCCTGCTCTGTTGCTGTTGCAAGTTTAGAACTGATCCAGCAAGGTGACTGGCAACAACAAACCCAACACATCGAGCAACTCTTTGCACAACTATTACCAAAACTAGAAAGCTACGAAATGGTCAAGAATACACGTTGGTTAGGCGCTATCGGAGTCGTAGAAACTCACCAACCTGTCAATATGAAGATCATTCAAGAAGTGTTTGTTGAGCATGGGGTATGGATACGTCCATTCGGCAAGCTGATTTATATGATGCCTCCTTTTATCAGCCAAACAAAGCATATCGAAAAACTGATTAATGCTGTTGATGCTGCAGTTCAACGCCCAGAGTGTTTCATCTAA
- a CDS encoding DksA/TraR family C4-type zinc finger protein — MAVGWANDDSVSQQIQNTIDDEISRVRGNISQAESAHYCDECGQAIPEARRLAMKGVRLCIECQSSLELLSQRHALFNRRASKDSQLR; from the coding sequence ATGGCCGTAGGGTGGGCAAATGACGACAGTGTCAGCCAACAAATTCAAAACACGATAGATGATGAAATATCACGCGTTCGGGGAAACATCTCGCAAGCTGAAAGCGCACATTACTGTGATGAGTGTGGACAGGCAATTCCAGAGGCAAGACGACTTGCAATGAAAGGTGTTCGTTTATGTATTGAATGCCAATCGTCACTCGAATTACTTTCTCAACGTCACGCATTATTCAACCGCAGAGCCAGTAAAGATAGCCAACTAAGGTAA
- the serS gene encoding serine--tRNA ligase, with product MLDSKLLRTELDETAAKLARRGFKLDVETIRKLEEQRKSIQVEVENLQSTRNSISKQIGQKMAAGDKEGAEEIKKQIGTLGSDLDAKKVELEAVMAQLDDFTLSVPNIPADDVPDGKDENDNVEISRWGEPKSYDFELKDHVDLGEMGDGLDFASAVKITGARFIVMKGQFARLHRAIAQFMLDLHTDEHGYTEMYVPYLVNSDSLFGTGQLPKFGKDLFHTEPLTEKASDEEPRKLSLIPTAEVPVTNLMRDTISDEADLPLKMTAHTPCFRSEAGSYGRDTRGLIRMHQFDKVELVQITKPEDSMNALEELTGHAEKVLQLLELPYRKVVLCTGDMGFGARKTYDLEVWVPAQETYREISSCSNMWDFQARRMQARFRRKGEKKPELVHTLNGSGLAVGRTMVAILENNQEADGRIAIPSVLQKYMGGVTHIG from the coding sequence ATGCTGGATTCTAAATTACTTCGTACAGAGCTGGATGAAACAGCTGCTAAATTGGCACGTCGTGGCTTTAAGCTAGACGTAGAAACTATTCGTAAACTTGAAGAGCAACGTAAGTCGATTCAAGTAGAAGTTGAAAATTTACAATCCACGCGTAACTCCATCTCCAAGCAAATCGGCCAAAAAATGGCAGCGGGCGACAAAGAAGGCGCAGAAGAAATCAAGAAGCAAATCGGTACTTTAGGTAGCGACCTTGACGCGAAAAAAGTGGAACTTGAAGCGGTTATGGCTCAATTAGATGATTTCACTCTTTCTGTACCAAATATCCCAGCAGATGATGTACCAGATGGTAAAGATGAGAACGACAATGTTGAGATTTCTCGTTGGGGTGAGCCTAAGTCTTACGACTTTGAATTGAAAGACCATGTTGATTTGGGCGAAATGGGTGATGGTTTAGACTTTGCAAGTGCTGTAAAAATCACGGGTGCACGTTTCATTGTGATGAAAGGTCAATTCGCTCGTTTACACCGTGCTATTGCTCAATTCATGCTGGACCTTCACACGGACGAGCATGGCTACACAGAAATGTACGTACCATATTTGGTTAACTCGGACAGCTTGTTCGGCACTGGTCAGTTGCCTAAGTTTGGTAAGGACCTTTTCCATACTGAGCCTCTTACAGAGAAAGCCAGCGATGAAGAGCCACGTAAACTGTCTCTTATCCCAACAGCAGAAGTACCAGTGACGAACCTGATGCGTGACACGATTTCTGATGAAGCGGATTTACCACTTAAGATGACGGCTCACACGCCTTGTTTTCGTTCTGAAGCTGGCTCTTATGGCCGTGATACTCGTGGTCTTATCCGTATGCACCAGTTCGACAAAGTTGAGCTAGTACAAATCACTAAGCCAGAAGATTCAATGAACGCGCTAGAAGAGCTAACTGGTCACGCTGAGAAAGTTCTTCAACTTCTGGAGCTTCCTTACCGTAAAGTGGTTCTTTGTACAGGTGACATGGGCTTCGGCGCTCGTAAAACTTACGACCTAGAAGTTTGGGTACCGGCACAAGAAACGTACCGTGAAATCTCTTCATGTTCTAACATGTGGGACTTCCAAGCCCGTCGTATGCAAGCGCGTTTCCGTCGTAAAGGTGAGAAAAAGCCTGAGCTTGTACATACACTAAATGGCTCTGGTCTAGCGGTTGGTCGTACGATGGTTGCTATCCTTGAAAACAACCAAGAAGCGGATGGCCGTATTGCTATTCCTTCGGTACTTCAGAAGTACATGGGCGGCGTAACACATATTGGTTAA
- the lolA gene encoding outer membrane lipoprotein chaperone LolA: protein MFLSTASASSAKEELSQRLAKNDGFRANFSQQVISPEGDTVMEGEGTVEIARPNQFRWSTTFPDETLLVSDGQTLWYYSPFIEQVSIYKQEQATEQTPFILLTRNRASDWDNYKVSQQGDQFTLIPTAVDSTQGQFQINIDVKGMVKGFNVLEQDGQKGLFTFNNVKLGKPKAERFTFTVPDGVEVDDQRN, encoded by the coding sequence ATGTTTCTCTCTACGGCCTCTGCCTCGTCTGCAAAAGAAGAACTCAGTCAGCGTTTAGCCAAAAATGATGGGTTCCGTGCTAATTTCTCTCAACAAGTGATCAGCCCTGAAGGCGATACTGTGATGGAAGGCGAGGGAACGGTTGAAATTGCACGTCCTAATCAATTCCGTTGGAGCACGACCTTTCCCGATGAAACCTTGCTCGTTTCTGATGGCCAAACATTATGGTATTACAGCCCATTTATCGAACAAGTCAGTATCTATAAGCAAGAGCAGGCAACCGAGCAAACGCCATTTATTTTGTTAACACGTAACCGTGCGAGCGATTGGGATAACTATAAGGTCTCTCAACAAGGCGATCAGTTTACCCTTATTCCAACTGCAGTAGATTCTACCCAAGGACAATTTCAGATTAATATTGATGTGAAAGGGATGGTAAAAGGGTTTAATGTTCTTGAGCAAGATGGTCAAAAAGGGTTGTTTACTTTTAATAATGTAAAACTGGGCAAACCCAAAGCAGAGCGCTTTACTTTTACAGTTCCAGATGGCGTAGAAGTGGATGATCAAAGGAATTAA
- the bioB gene encoding biotin synthase BioB, protein MEVRHNWTHAEVRELMEKPFMDLLFEAQLVHRQYQLNNHVQVSTLLSIKTGACPEDCKYCPQSARYTTDIEKERLMEVERVLDAAQKAKNAGSTRFCMGAAWKNPKERDMPYLTDMIKGVKQMGLETCMTLGMLSPEQAKHLAEAGLDYYNHNLDTSPEFYGNIITTRTYQDRLDTLSHVRDAGMKICSGGIIGMGESMNDRAGLFVELANLPTHPESVPINMLVKVKGTPLENVDDVEPFDFIRLIAIARIMMPSSAVRLSAGRENMNEQMQALCFMAGANSIFYGCKLLTTPNPSEDKDLLLFKKLGINRQGVSQKPDEIEESALLDRVVERIAARPTKDDMFYDASL, encoded by the coding sequence GTGGAAGTTCGTCATAATTGGACGCACGCGGAAGTGCGAGAGTTAATGGAAAAGCCCTTTATGGATCTTTTATTCGAAGCTCAACTTGTGCATCGTCAATATCAATTGAACAATCACGTTCAAGTCAGCACATTGCTTTCGATTAAAACAGGCGCTTGTCCAGAGGACTGCAAATATTGTCCTCAAAGTGCACGTTATACCACTGACATTGAAAAAGAACGGTTAATGGAAGTCGAGCGCGTCTTAGATGCGGCGCAAAAAGCGAAAAATGCAGGTTCAACACGCTTTTGCATGGGGGCAGCTTGGAAAAATCCAAAAGAGCGCGATATGCCTTACCTAACCGACATGATTAAAGGTGTGAAACAGATGGGGCTAGAAACGTGTATGACGTTGGGCATGCTATCCCCTGAGCAAGCGAAGCATCTCGCAGAGGCTGGCTTGGACTACTACAATCACAACCTTGATACTTCTCCTGAATTCTACGGCAACATCATTACTACTCGGACTTATCAAGATCGTTTGGATACGCTGTCACACGTTCGCGATGCTGGCATGAAAATTTGTTCTGGTGGCATTATTGGCATGGGAGAAAGCATGAATGATCGAGCGGGTCTATTCGTGGAGTTAGCCAATTTGCCCACACACCCGGAAAGTGTTCCGATCAATATGTTGGTCAAAGTAAAAGGCACACCTTTAGAAAACGTGGATGATGTTGAACCCTTTGATTTCATTCGTTTGATTGCAATTGCGAGAATCATGATGCCTTCTTCCGCAGTGAGACTCTCTGCTGGGCGTGAAAATATGAACGAACAAATGCAAGCTTTGTGTTTTATGGCTGGTGCGAATTCAATTTTTTACGGTTGCAAATTATTGACCACGCCAAACCCTTCGGAAGACAAAGATTTATTGCTGTTCAAAAAATTGGGGATTAATCGTCAAGGCGTATCGCAAAAGCCAGATGAAATAGAGGAGAGTGCATTGTTAGACCGCGTGGTGGAGCGCATCGCAGCACGACCGACAAAAGACGACATGTTCTATGATGCCAGCCTTTAA
- a CDS encoding replication-associated recombination protein A, with product MRPETIEQYIGQQHILGPGKPLRRALEAGHVHSMILWGPPGTGKTTLAEVAANYANAEVERVSAVTSGVKEIRAAIEKARENKMAGRRTILFVDEVHRFNKSQQDAFLPHIEDGTVTFIGATTENPSFELNNALLSRARVYKLTSLDKQEITLALNQAISDKQRGLGNTPAHFVDNVLDRLAELVNGDARMSLNYLELLYDMAEDNVEGQKEITLSLLAEVAGEKVSRFDNKGDIWYDLISAVHKSIRGSNPDAALYWSARMIAAGCDPLYIARRLLAIASEDIGNADPRAMQVALSAWDCFTRVGPAEGERALAQAVVYLACAPKSNAVYVAWNQALSDARNLPEYEVPHHLRNAPTQLMKEMGYGAQYRYAHDEPGAYAAGERYLPPEMEDRRYYQPTNRGLESKIGEKLEYLATLDANSQQKRYEK from the coding sequence ATGAGACCAGAAACCATCGAGCAGTATATTGGGCAACAACATATTCTTGGCCCCGGTAAACCACTTCGCCGTGCCTTAGAGGCAGGTCATGTTCATTCGATGATTTTGTGGGGGCCGCCGGGGACAGGTAAAACGACTTTAGCTGAAGTTGCAGCAAATTATGCCAACGCTGAAGTTGAACGAGTCTCTGCCGTGACTTCTGGAGTGAAAGAAATTCGTGCAGCGATTGAAAAAGCACGTGAGAATAAAATGGCAGGGCGTCGAACCATTTTATTTGTGGATGAGGTTCACCGCTTTAATAAATCTCAGCAAGATGCTTTTTTACCTCATATCGAAGATGGCACCGTGACATTTATAGGTGCCACTACAGAAAACCCCTCTTTTGAGCTCAACAACGCTTTGCTGTCGCGCGCGCGAGTTTACAAACTGACCTCACTTGATAAACAAGAAATTACCTTGGCGCTTAACCAAGCGATCAGTGACAAACAGCGTGGTTTAGGTAACACACCCGCACACTTTGTCGATAATGTATTAGACCGTTTGGCTGAGCTAGTGAATGGTGATGCCCGCATGTCCCTCAATTACCTTGAACTGCTCTATGATATGGCAGAAGACAATGTAGAGGGGCAAAAAGAAATTACGCTATCATTGCTCGCTGAAGTCGCCGGAGAAAAAGTCTCTCGTTTTGATAACAAAGGTGATATTTGGTACGACTTGATTTCAGCGGTGCACAAATCCATTAGAGGTTCTAACCCAGATGCGGCTTTATATTGGTCAGCACGCATGATCGCGGCCGGGTGTGATCCTTTGTATATTGCTCGCCGCCTGCTGGCCATTGCATCCGAGGATATCGGTAATGCCGATCCACGCGCGATGCAGGTGGCATTGTCTGCATGGGATTGTTTCACTCGAGTAGGTCCGGCAGAAGGGGAAAGAGCCCTCGCTCAAGCGGTTGTGTATCTTGCTTGTGCCCCCAAAAGTAATGCTGTGTACGTTGCTTGGAATCAAGCACTCAGTGATGCTCGAAATCTGCCTGAATATGAGGTACCGCATCATTTACGTAATGCGCCGACTCAATTAATGAAAGAAATGGGCTATGGTGCACAATATCGTTATGCACATGATGAACCGGGCGCTTATGCTGCTGGCGAACGTTATTTACCACCAGAAATGGAAGATCGTCGTTACTACCAACCCACAAATCGTGGATTGGAGAGCAAAATTGGAGAAAAGTTAGAGTACTTGGCTACTTTAGATGCAAATAGCCAGCAAAAGCGCTATGAAAAGTAG